From Peromyscus maniculatus bairdii isolate BWxNUB_F1_BW_parent chromosome 8, HU_Pman_BW_mat_3.1, whole genome shotgun sequence, a single genomic window includes:
- the Adam11 gene encoding disintegrin and metalloproteinase domain-containing protein 11 isoform X3 has protein sequence MQGTRLPVCWPSPVCSSHPAQAEEEKVRRGHPTVHSETKYVELIVINDHQLFEQMRQSVVLTSNFAKSVVNLADVIYKEQLNTRIVLVAMETWADGDKIQVQDDLLETLARLMVYRREGLPEPSDATHLFSGRTFQSTSSGVAYVGGICSLSRGGGVNEYGNMGAMAVTLAQTLGQNLGMMWNKHRSSAGDCKCPDIWLGCIMEDTGFYLPRKFSRCSIDEYNQFLQEGGGSCLFNKPLKLLDPPECGNGFVEAGEECDCGSVQECSRAGGNCCKKCTLTHDAMCSDGLCCRRCKYEPRGVSCREAVNECDIAETCTGDSSQCPPNLHKLDGYYCDHEQGRCYGGRCKTRDRQCQALWGHAAADRFCYEKLNVEGTERGNCGRKGSGWVQCSKQDVLCGFLLCVNISGAPRLGDLGADISSVTFYHQGKELDCRGGHVQLADGSDLSYVEDGTACGPNMLCLDHRCLPASAFNFSTCPGSGERRICSHHGVCSNEGKCICQPDWTGKDCSIHNPLPTSPPTGETERYKGPSGTNIIIGSIAGAVLVAAIVLGGTGWGFKNIRRGRYDPTQQGAV, from the exons ATGCAGGGAACCAG GTTGCCTGTTTGCTGGCCCAGCCCAGTCTGCTCCTCCCACCCGGCCCAGGctgaggaggaaaag GTCCGCAGGGGCCACCCCACGGTGCACAGCGAGACCAAGTATGTAGAGTTGATTGTGATCAACGACCACCAGCTG TTTGAGCAGATGCGCCAGTCAGTGGTCCTCACCAGCAACTTCGCCAAGTCCGTCGTGAACCTGGCGGATGTG ATATACAAGGAACAGCTCAACACAAGAATTGTGCTGGTTGCCATGGAAACATGGGCAGATGGGGACAAGATCCAGGTGCAGGATGACCTGCTGGAGACCCTGGCCCGGCTTATGGTCTACCGGCGGGAGGGTCTCCCTGAGCCCAGTGATGCCACCCACCTCTTCTC GGGTAGAACCTTCCAGAGCACCAGCAGTGGGGTGGCCTACGTGGGGGGCATCTGCTCACTGTCCCGGGGTGGAGGTGTGAATGAG TACGGCAACATGGGCGCTATGGCCGTGACCCTGGCCCAGACGCTAGGGCAGAACTTGGGCATGATGTGGAACAAACACCGGAGCTCGGCAG GGGACTGCAAATGTCCAGACATCTGGCTGGGCTGCATCATGGAGGACACTGG GTTCTACCTGCCGCGCAAGTTCTCGCGCTGCAGCATCGACGAATACAACCAGTTTCTGCAGGAGGGAGGCGGGAGCTGCCTGTTCAACAAGCCCCTCAAG CTCCTGGACCCTCCTGAGTGCGGGAATGGCTTCGTGGAGGCGGGGGAGGAGTGCGACTGCGGCTCGGTGCAG GAGTGCAGCCGGGCGGGTGGCAACTGCTGCAAGAAATGCACCCTGACCCACGACGCCATGTGCAGCGATGGGCTCTGCTGTCGCCGCTGCAAG TATGAGCCGCGAGGTGTCTCCTGCCGAGAAGCGGTGAATGAGTGTGACATCGCAGAGACCTGTACCGGCGACTCAAGCCAG TGTCCTCCTAACCTGCACAAGCTGGATGGTTACTACTGTGATCACGAGCag GGCCGTTGCTATGGAGGCCGCTGTAAAACCCGGGACCGGCAGTGTCAAGCCCTTTGGGGCCATG CGGCTGCAGATCGTTTCTGCTACGAGAAGCTGAATGTGGAGGGGACAGAGCGTGGGAACTGTGGGCGCAAGGGATCTGGCTGGGTCCAGTGCAGTAAGCA GGATGTGCTCTGTGGCTTCCTCCTCTGCGTTAACATCTCTGGAGCCCCTCGGCTAGGGGACCTGGGGGCGGACATCAGCAGTGTCACTTTCTACCACCAGGGCAAGGAGCTGGACTGCAG GGGAGGTCACGTGCAGCTGGCTGACGGCTCCGACCTGAGCTACGTAGAGGACGGCACGGCCTGTGGACCCAACATGCTGTGCCTAGATCACCGCTGCCTGCCGGCCTCCGCCTTCAACTTCAGCACCTGCCCGGGCAGCGGGGAACGCCGCATCTGCTCCCACCACGGG GTTTGCAGCAATGAAGGGAAGTGCATTTGCCAGCCAGACTGGACGGGCAAAGACTGCAGTATCCACAACCCCCTGCCCACGTCCCCGCCCACCGGGGAGACCGAGAGATACAAAG gTCCCAGCGGTACCAACATCATCATTGGCTCCATCGCCGGGGCTGTCCTGGTCGCAGCCATCGTCCTGGGCGGCACGGGCTGGGGATTTAA AAACATCCGTCGTGGAAGGTATGACCCGACCCAGCAGGGGGCAGTGTGA
- the Adam11 gene encoding disintegrin and metalloproteinase domain-containing protein 11 isoform X4 — MQGTRLPVCWPSPVCSSHPAQAEEEKVRRGHPTVHSETKYVELIVINDHQLFEQMRQSVVLTSNFAKSVVNLADVIYKEQLNTRIVLVAMETWADGDKIQVQDDLLETLARLMVYRREGLPEPSDATHLFSGRTFQSTSSGVAYVGGICSLSRGGGVNEYGNMGAMAVTLAQTLGQNLGMMWNKHRSSAGDCKCPDIWLGCIMEDTGFYLPRKFSRCSIDEYNQFLQEGGGSCLFNKPLKLLDPPECGNGFVEAGEECDCGSVQECSRAGGNCCKKCTLTHDAMCSDGLCCRRCKYEPRGVSCREAVNECDIAETCTGDSSQCPPNLHKLDGYYCDHEQGRCYGGRCKTRDRQCQALWGHAAADRFCYEKLNVEGTERGNCGRKGSGWVQCSKQDVLCGFLLCVNISGAPRLGDLGADISSVTFYHQGKELDCRGGHVQLADGSDLSYVEDGTACGPNMLCLDHRCLPASAFNFSTCPGSGERRICSHHGVCSNEGKCICQPDWTGKDCSIHNPLPTSPPTGETERYKGPSGTNIIIGSIAGAVLVAAIVLGGTGWGFKNIRRGRSGGA; from the exons ATGCAGGGAACCAG GTTGCCTGTTTGCTGGCCCAGCCCAGTCTGCTCCTCCCACCCGGCCCAGGctgaggaggaaaag GTCCGCAGGGGCCACCCCACGGTGCACAGCGAGACCAAGTATGTAGAGTTGATTGTGATCAACGACCACCAGCTG TTTGAGCAGATGCGCCAGTCAGTGGTCCTCACCAGCAACTTCGCCAAGTCCGTCGTGAACCTGGCGGATGTG ATATACAAGGAACAGCTCAACACAAGAATTGTGCTGGTTGCCATGGAAACATGGGCAGATGGGGACAAGATCCAGGTGCAGGATGACCTGCTGGAGACCCTGGCCCGGCTTATGGTCTACCGGCGGGAGGGTCTCCCTGAGCCCAGTGATGCCACCCACCTCTTCTC GGGTAGAACCTTCCAGAGCACCAGCAGTGGGGTGGCCTACGTGGGGGGCATCTGCTCACTGTCCCGGGGTGGAGGTGTGAATGAG TACGGCAACATGGGCGCTATGGCCGTGACCCTGGCCCAGACGCTAGGGCAGAACTTGGGCATGATGTGGAACAAACACCGGAGCTCGGCAG GGGACTGCAAATGTCCAGACATCTGGCTGGGCTGCATCATGGAGGACACTGG GTTCTACCTGCCGCGCAAGTTCTCGCGCTGCAGCATCGACGAATACAACCAGTTTCTGCAGGAGGGAGGCGGGAGCTGCCTGTTCAACAAGCCCCTCAAG CTCCTGGACCCTCCTGAGTGCGGGAATGGCTTCGTGGAGGCGGGGGAGGAGTGCGACTGCGGCTCGGTGCAG GAGTGCAGCCGGGCGGGTGGCAACTGCTGCAAGAAATGCACCCTGACCCACGACGCCATGTGCAGCGATGGGCTCTGCTGTCGCCGCTGCAAG TATGAGCCGCGAGGTGTCTCCTGCCGAGAAGCGGTGAATGAGTGTGACATCGCAGAGACCTGTACCGGCGACTCAAGCCAG TGTCCTCCTAACCTGCACAAGCTGGATGGTTACTACTGTGATCACGAGCag GGCCGTTGCTATGGAGGCCGCTGTAAAACCCGGGACCGGCAGTGTCAAGCCCTTTGGGGCCATG CGGCTGCAGATCGTTTCTGCTACGAGAAGCTGAATGTGGAGGGGACAGAGCGTGGGAACTGTGGGCGCAAGGGATCTGGCTGGGTCCAGTGCAGTAAGCA GGATGTGCTCTGTGGCTTCCTCCTCTGCGTTAACATCTCTGGAGCCCCTCGGCTAGGGGACCTGGGGGCGGACATCAGCAGTGTCACTTTCTACCACCAGGGCAAGGAGCTGGACTGCAG GGGAGGTCACGTGCAGCTGGCTGACGGCTCCGACCTGAGCTACGTAGAGGACGGCACGGCCTGTGGACCCAACATGCTGTGCCTAGATCACCGCTGCCTGCCGGCCTCCGCCTTCAACTTCAGCACCTGCCCGGGCAGCGGGGAACGCCGCATCTGCTCCCACCACGGG GTTTGCAGCAATGAAGGGAAGTGCATTTGCCAGCCAGACTGGACGGGCAAAGACTGCAGTATCCACAACCCCCTGCCCACGTCCCCGCCCACCGGGGAGACCGAGAGATACAAAG gTCCCAGCGGTACCAACATCATCATTGGCTCCATCGCCGGGGCTGTCCTGGTCGCAGCCATCGTCCTGGGCGGCACGGGCTGGGGATTTAA AAACATCCGTCGTGGAAG GTCCGGAGGGGCCTAA